Proteins co-encoded in one Sparus aurata chromosome 18, fSpaAur1.1, whole genome shotgun sequence genomic window:
- the LOC115569345 gene encoding transmembrane emp24 domain-containing protein 9-like — MSVRMRSCLLSVLFLNVFCSFVSSLYFHIGDTEKKCFIQEIPDDTMIIVNFQTHLSHEHIGTDLQDNHNLWVLIEAKDPDDELVLSKQFASEGTFRFTSLKAGRHLICLQSSSSRCPLPAGGMLMVHLDIKAGECTNNYTKIAATDKLSELQLRVRQLTEQVRQIQREQDYHRLREKHFREVDHNTNMWVFWWPVIRSLFVVAVITASTNSW; from the exons ATGTCTGTCAGGATGAGATCTTGTCTgttgtcagttttatttttaaacgtTTTTTGCAGTTTCGTCTCTTCTTTGTACTTTCACATCGGAGACACCGAGAAGAAATGTTTCATACAGGAAATCCCGGACGACACGATGATTATCG tAAACTTTCAGACTCACCTGTCTCATGAACACATCGGCACGGACCTGCAGGACAATCACAACCTCTGGGTGTTAATAGAAGCTAAAGATCCTGATGACGAG CTGGTTTTATCAAAACAATTTGCCTCCGAGGGAACGTTCAGATTCACATCGCTTAAAGCAGGAAGACACCTGATCTGTCTGCAGTCCAGCTCCTCACGGTGCCCCCTGCCTGCTGGAGGCATGCTG ATGGTTCACTTGGACATCAAAGCAGGCGAATGCACAAACAACTACACCAAGATCGCAGCCACAGACaaactgtcagagctgcagctgagagTCCGACAGCTGACGGAGCAGGTCCGACAGATCCAGAGAGAGCAGGACTACCAcagg CTCAGAGAGAAACATTTCCGTGAGGTCGACCACAACACCAACATGTGGGTCTTCTGGTGGCCCGTCATCCGCTCGCTCTTCGTGGTCGCTGTCATCACTGCGAGCACCAACTCCTG gtga